GCAACTACCAGGTGACGTTCTGGCCCATGAAGCCGCGTGAGAGGAGCTActacctccgttccaaattattatttattttaatttttctagatatatagaacTTGCTACATATctatacataatatatattaaTGCATAAatcaaatagtaatttgggacgaagggagtagcaAATAAGATGATGAATAAGACCTGTGTTTCGCAAAAAAGAAGTTGAGATGAATAAGATGATCGTGAGGTTCTCCACTCAAATGTATATACGAATAAGACCTGTGTTACACATGCATGCACCATTCAGCCAATACAAAAAAAAAGTCCCTTAAATCTTATCAGTACAAATTAAATTCATGTGAAATGAAATCGCCATCATCTCGTGCCTTCCACGGTTCCACCACGCTTTCACATACATTGCACTATGCTTCATGTTTAGTATTGTTCCCTCGCCGAGTCTGTTAGTGTCCCAATGGGCCTAATAGGCATACTTAAGTGATGAGATAGACTCTTTAAGTTATATATGTAACCGTTTGTTCTTATAATCAAATCAGTTGGCGCGTGAGGTTTATGTGTTTTGCAAACAGCAAGTGCATTTTATCTCATTCTGATATGTCCATTTTGAAAATCACTTGCACGGTGCGCGTTGTCCACAATTGTTTAACAAAATAAGATCTAACGTAGCCTAGGTATACTTTGAATTATTTGCAAATTTGTATTTCGAATTTACTATTATTACCACAATGGAAAATATAGTTCAGCAGATCCAAATATATATCAATATTAGGCATGTGTTGCGCGATGTTGAATCTGCGCGCGCGCTGTGGCGCGCGACGCGGACGGTGGGTCCCACGCGGCCCCCATCTGCTGGCCCgcgccttttttttctttttttcttttcaattattttttctataCCAAGTAAATTACGTATAAGTTACGtgcataaattttttttaacaacatTCTCTCAAAAGTTATGACAAATGTTACGTGTATAAGTTATGTATATCATGGTTGTACACATAAGTTCTGCACACTATTGaagttgtgctaaaaaattatctCATAAAAGTTATATCATGAAGTTATGTATTAAAGTTATGTGTATAGGTTATGATATTCCGAAAATGGAAAGTTGTGAGGTTTTAAACTTTCCCAAAAAGGAAAGTCGCGGGCTATCGGGGATAGAGCGCTGGTGGCCCTCCTGGCGCGCGCTGATTAGCAACCCCGTGTGTTGTTGCAAACTGTTGAAATAGGCCTCTCCAATAATTGTTCAACATGactttagaaaaaaatatttaattacTTAGTCCTTGTTGATAAGCATACATCATATCTCTACCTAATACCAtcatggttgttttgcaaaagactccctcaactttttcataatcaacccGCCGTCTTTGAAATAGTTCTTGACGACTTTGCAAAAAGGTCTCCAAACTTTACTTCAATTGACCCGAGGTCCAGCCTTCGCTCCTGTTCTTTTGTAGTCCTACCAACAGAACGCACCTGTCGGCGGCCACCCCTCCCCACGCTCACCACGGACTACTGCCGCTCGCCTTGGTGGGCAGCTGCTCCCTCGAGCTGCACGCCCTACCTGCCACCTAGACCTaaggggtgaaggagagaggagaaggggaaaGGAAACAAGGAGCCGAGTGCCTCCTTTTAGTCAACCAAGTAGAGCCATGTGCCAGCGAGGGCATGGTGCCATGGAAGGGGGGGGCGCAGCGGCAGTCAGCAAGCAACACAAATAGGGGTGGAGGCTGAGACCTCACAACCCCTCTCAATGACGTCCATCCCCTTCAGATCCGGAACTAAGACCTCCACATATAGCAATTGGGGGctcgattttgcacttgattAGAACGATTTGGAGTAAATTATAGAAGGGAGATGGATGGaaatgagaagaagagaaggacaCACTCCTGTTCATGGCGGCCAGAGGCGCTGTGTGGCCTAGCGCTCGAAGCAAGAATGAGGTTAGTCACGGGAGGACAAGCGCTTGCCTGGGCAACGGCAAGGACGGCAAGATGCACAGCGCTTGGGCGATGGCGAGGATGGATGACGATGAGTACGGGGaaaatcgaatgaatggatagagcggaggttaagcggtaatttttttatttccatgtgtggGTCCCATGTAATGaacagatggcatcaaaccacccacaaatGTCTTCTACTTCTgtacttgcaaagagaggactactAGGAATAacgcaccaacatattgtgaagcaAAACTAACATATTAGGAATAAGtgaataataacgtgagagcaagtaaggaccCATAGCAACACATGGGCATTATTGCTAGTTAAGTACAAAGGTCATAAGCACGCATGCACGCATAGACGATTTACTACATATATGTCGTCTTATTTTATCATCAGCTGCATTCCACGTGTACGTAGAGTGGACAGTACACATAGCCTATGTCATGCATGGGCTCATGCATGGCAATTAAGCTGCACGCATCATATTCTTCGACCACTGCCACCATCATGGGCAGAAGGTGACCTGGTAGTTGCTGTTGCCGTCGCACGCATGGGTCTTGGAGTCATCAGTCGGGTACAAGTAGGCGTCGCGGCAGCCGGAGCCCCTGCACTGCAGGCCGACGCCCGAGCTGCAGGAGAAGTCCATGGGCAGGTTGTAGCCGTCGACTACCGAGATGTCGTAGTAGtcgtggccgtcgccgccgacgatgGTGAACTCGGCCAGCGTCGCGGGCGGCTGCCCGGAGAGGGAGCAGGAGTAGGCACCCCCGCAGTCGCCGCTGTCGCAGTGGCCCCACCAGCCGTTGAAGGAGCAGCCGGAGCGGCCCCAGACCCGGCCGCTGGTGCCGGGCGGCGCGTCGAATGTCCACGTCCACCCCGGGTTGAGCTGCGTGCCGCCGCCCACCGGGATGGCCGCCGGCCACACCGTGAACCCGCAGTTGTTCCTGACGGTGAAGGTTGCGGCGCTGGTGCGTGTGGCGAAGGaagcgacgacgaggaggaagaagatccaGGATGGTACCATGCTGATCCGATTGTTGTTTACCTAGCAAGTGAGCTGGTTATTAGGAAGAGTGTGTGATGAGTAGTGTGGCACGCAGCATCCGTATTTATAGATGGCCAGGAGGAGATCGACACGTCAGTAGTGATGAAGTTAAAGCTACAAAATATCTAGATTACGCTAAGGGGTGGTACAATGGTCATTGTATATATGGGCCATCTAATGCACTGCCACATAAGATTTTAGGTGATGTAGATGAGTGACAAGGGATGAGAGAGGAACGATTAATTGATGCATGAGATTACTGAGGAACCATTTTATGTCGTTGCCATATAAAGACCTCATAATGTTCTTCATTTTCGtgcatgcatttttatttgtctCAGTGCTAATCTAGTACCAACTATTAGAGGCAGATTAGACCAATTATATTGAAATACATTTTTCAAATGGAATaaaatgataaatatttttaaggGTTAAACATAGGATTTTTTGAAATAGTAAAATAGAGTTATCCATTTAAACCACATGTGCATTATCTACCGTGCCATTCCACCACTACGTACGAACGTGCGCCACTTGCCGGATCAGAACTCCTCCCTAACTCAACTATAGTAGACGTGGACGGTGCAAGCAAAAGTGCGGTCTCCACTGGCTCCTGCATGAAATTCTTTAACCTCCCGGCTGGAATTTGTGGCATGGTTCATCTCTAGATGAGGTCCAGATAAATCCTATTTGACTGGGACATGCATTGCTCAAGTCATGCAAACTGTTAGTTTAGTGGATACATGCATCAATACTATTTTTGACTGGGACATGCATGCATTTCCCAAGGGTTTGATTTCAATCGTACTAGGGAACGAAAACGAGCAGTGACATACTGTGGATATGAGCGCTTATCTTAAGTTTCTTGCACCATCAAATTAGCTCACTAGACAGATTGAGTTAAGGAGGTTGTGCAAAATACCTACGGtaatactcccttcgtcccaaattactattcgttatgacttttctagatacatagatttttgctatggacctagatatgcatatatctagatatgaagcaaaagttatatatctagaaaatctaaaataaatagtaatttggtagGAGCGTAGCAAGGATTTCAACGTAGGGGGCCGAGCCGCCAATAATACAAGTGACAAATATACGACACGATATATAAACACGCACATATACTAACTCGAATCGAGCATTATATTGATACTAAGTAAATCAACGTGAGTTGCACCATACAATTGTCTACTAATTAGATCCAAAAGATAACAAAATAAGGTACCATATGTGATATGTTGGAGCAGATGAGACTTACATGGTTACATCTCTATTAACTTGAACTTGAATTTACCTCTACGAGGACCACCTAGATCAAAATTTTCCATTATATCAAGAGAACTAATCTTTTCTTCCAATTCCTTCTCAATATAAATGATGGTATAACTTTGCAGATaatcatcttccattttattcCGTGCACGTGTCTTGCAAAGTTTCAAAGCTGAAAAAACTCTCTCAGTGGTTGCAGTTGAAACTGGAAGAGTCACCACTAATCTTAACAATCTGTCAACCACTGGATACAGGGAACTTTTACCCACTTTAAAAAGTCCTTTTATCATATCAGCAAGAGATGACACAGTACTTAGCTCTGGATGGTTGCATATATCAAGTTGAAAATGTGGAAGTTGACTTCTAATTGGGCTCTTTGTTGATTACAAAAATCAGCAGGATAGTATTTTTCTACCAAGGTGCATATCTTTGATATATCAAAGGAGTCAAGTCTTGGATCCAAAGAGGCACAAAGAGATAGAAGCTGTGTCACTTGAGAGCTGAATCGATCTTCCAACTCGATTAGCTGTTGATCAATTGCCACATTAAACACATCTACTTTCTAGTGGTGAAGACTTGTGGTGTTATCATGCTTGTTCCTAGACTTGGTCACATCAACATATCTACAAAAATGCATTAAAAAGAGCAATCAGTTTCATATCTTAGATAAAATAGTAAAACACAGCTACAAAGGTTAACCACCTAATAATATCAAACCAATGCAAATTGTTAGTTGACAGTACATGCATGATTCTAATTTGCAatgatatataaaaaaataaatttttattACCTAAGGGCATCAATTGTAGTCGTAAGTCGAAGTCTTGCATCAGCTACTACTTTCTCATGCCGTTTATTGACCATTTGATCGATATGAGCCAATCTACTTTTGAAATTGTTATAGCACTGGATTGAACAATTATGAGCTGAGCTAGAATCTTGACCCATATGAGTTAGAAAAGCACAGTTATTTCCATCATTAACCTTTTTCCAGCTTTGAAATCCCTTCACAGTGAATGTATCCGAGCCGGACTTCCCAACTGGTTTTCTTGAAAATAGAAAGCAAGGACAGCAATATGCACGATCAGTGTGGGGTGAATACTCTAGCCACCAAAAATCTGTAAACctgttggtgtactatgtgtattagggcccaataggcccatgtaagacatctacatagctaccctctagggttagcccataatctatctattaccttatagtatggtatcagcctaggttagggttagggtaaCCTGtgactggcgccgccgccgccgtcgccgtcaccgacgacgccgccgccgccggccggcgccatggccggagactccttcccccctcccctctcctctttcccctctctccttccctcgtgggcgcaggtggcggccgccgaccggccccctgcggccgcggctctggcggccgtcggggcgggccctgccgccgccgccgccgccgacggggcggcggacggcgcggatcccgcagccgacgccgccgccgccgctgccgctgcggctcgccgcgcgggcgagcgcgcgggcgagcgcgcgggcgcgcaggccggcggggacgccgctgccgccgccgccgccgccgccgccgccgccgccgccctctaccCGACGCCTCCTGCCCCTGGTTTTCAACCGGGGGTGGGGGGGACTGCTGCCCCTGTTTTTACAGGGGTGGCAGCTGCTCCTGTGGGGGGAGGGGCTGCTCGCCTACCTTtccccgccccgcctcctctACCACCTCCGGATGGGAACCTCGCGACAgccctcgtcgctgcccgggctgccgctgccgagggACAGGCGCGCCTGCGCGCGGCAGCCCTGgcctgggagcgggagcgggatgcggccgacatcttggcccgtcagatcgccgaggcggagcagctcctcacgatgtcccacgacagcacggccacctcctccggctccggtgctccccgtccgcctgtggtggcctggaccgatccggccgatccacttgtcgcacagctccactaccaggccgggggtgtccagaacatcaagagcttggtccccgTCGTCCTAGACCGTGAGTCGCCTTCCTACGCCCGCTGGCGGGACATGGTCCTGCTCATTATCCGCCGTTACGCCCTAGACGACCAcgtcctcaccgacaccttccCTGCGGCCCGGACAGCTGCGTGGGTTCGCCTAGACAGCATCGTCCTGTCGTGGATCCTNNNNNNNNNNNNNNNNNNNNNNNNNNNNNNNNNNNNNNNNNNNNNNNNNNNNNNNNNNNNNNNNNNNNNNNNNNNNNNNNNNNNNNNNNNNNNNNNNNNNNNNNNNNNNNNNNNNNNNNNNNNNNNNNNNNNNNNNNNNNNNNNNNNNNNNNNNNNNNNNNNNNNNNNNNNNNNNNNNNNNNNNNNNNNNNNNNNNNNNNNNNNNNNNNNNNNNNNNNNNNNNNNNNNNNNNNNNNNNNNNNNNNNNNNNNNNNNNNNNNNNNNNNNNNNNNNNNNNNNNNNNNNNNNNNNNNNNNNNNNNNNNNNNNNNNNNNNNNNNNNNNNNNNNNNNNNNNNNNNNNNNNNNNNNNNNNNNNNNNNNNNNNNNNNNNNNNNNNNNNNNNNNNNNNNNNNNNNNNNNNNNNNNNNNNNNNNNNNNNNNNNNNNNNNNNNNNNNN
This sequence is a window from Setaria italica strain Yugu1 chromosome III, Setaria_italica_v2.0, whole genome shotgun sequence. Protein-coding genes within it:
- the LOC101763494 gene encoding thaumatin-like pathogenesis-related protein 4, whose product is MVPSWIFFLLVVASFATRTSAATFTVRNNCGFTVWPAAIPVGGGTQLNPGWTWTFDAPPGTSGRVWGRSGCSFNGWWGHCDSGDCGGAYSCSLSGQPPATLAEFTIVGGDGHDYYDISVVDGYNLPMDFSCSSGVGLQCRGSGCRDAYLYPTDDSKTHACDGNSNYQVTFCP